The following are from one region of the Molothrus aeneus isolate 106 chromosome 7, BPBGC_Maene_1.0, whole genome shotgun sequence genome:
- the WNT6 gene encoding protein Wnt-6, with protein sequence MLPSSRTQLGLFFILLCPANIIGLWWAVGSPLVMDPNSICRKTKRLAGKQAELCQLEPEIVQEVAKGTKLGVRECQYQFRFRRWNCTSHSKYFGKILQQDIRETAFVYAITAAGVSHAITQACSMGELLQCGCELTRSRAPPSPTAGPGPEGTAWEWGGCGDDVQFGYEKSQQFMDAKNKKGKNDIRALIDLHNNEAGRLAVRSYMRTECKCHGLSGSCTLRTCWRKMPHFREVGDRLLERFNGAFKVMGGNDGKTLIPVGDNIKPPDKQDLIYSADSPDFCSANRKTGSLGTRGRVCNSTAMDTSGCDLLCCGRGHRDETVVLEENCLCRFHWCCVVQCRKCSVRQELSLCI encoded by the exons ggCAGTGGGGAGCCCCCTGGTCATGGACCCCAACAGCATCTGCCGCAAGACGAAGCGGCTGGCGGggaagcaggcagagctgtgccagctggagcCAGAGATCGTGCAGGAGGTGGCCAAGGGCACCAAGCTGGGCGTCCGGGAGTGCCAGTACCAATTCCGCTTCCGCCGCTGGAACTGCACCAGCCACAGCAAGTACTTCGGCAAGATCCTGCAGCAGG ATATCCGTGAAACAGCCTTCGTGTACGCCATCACGGCGGCTGGAGTGAGCCATGCCATCACGCAGGCCTGCAGCATGGGcgagctgctgcagtgtggctGTGAGCTGACACGGAGCCGGGCACCCCCCTCGCccacggcggggccgggcccagAGGGCACCGCCTGGGAgtgggggggctgtggggatgaTGTGCAGTTTGGCTACGAGAAATCCCAGCAGTTCATGGATGCCAagaacaagaaaggaaaaaatgataTCCGAGCTCTTATCGACCTGCACAACAACGAAGCTGGGCGCTTG GCGGTGCGCAGCTACATGAGGACAGAGTGCAAGTGCCACGGGCTCTCGGGCTCCTGCACGCTGCGGACCTGCTGGAGGAAGATGCCCCATTTCCGCGAGGTGGGCGATCGCCTGCTCGAGCGCTTCAACGGGGCTTTCAAGGTGATGGGAGGCAACGACGGCAAAACCCTCATCCCTGTGGGCGACAACATCAAGCCTCCCGATAAACAGGACCTCATCTACTCGGCCGATTCGCCTGATTTCTGCTCGGCTAACCGTAAGACGGGCTCGCTGGGCACCAGGGGCCGTGTCTGCAACAGCACGGCCATGGACACGAGCGGCTGCGACCTGCTGTGCTGCGGGAGAGGGCACCGGGACGAGACGGTGGTGCTGGAGGAGAACTGCCTTTGCCGCTTCCACTGGTGCTGTGTGGTGCAGTGCCGCAAGTGCTCCGTCCGCCAGGAGCTCAGCCTCTGCATCTGA